In Trichoplusia ni isolate ovarian cell line Hi5 chromosome 17, tn1, whole genome shotgun sequence, the DNA window CGCCTTGTTAGCCTTCCTTTTAGGCCTGTTGGACCTGCATGCATTATTGGGTTGGGTTATATGCTCGTATGGCCCCTCAAATTTGAGTCAAAAATTATGTTGGTCCACTAAgacattttttgtgaaatacaCGTGCTAATTGTCCCTGCTAATTTTTCTACACAAGAATAATCACCAAGtcgcaaataaaaacaaaataactaacttGTTAAGTATTCGCAAAGCATCTTACATAATAAACTGCCAATCAGTTAATTAACttaactataaaacaatattcatgaATCTTTAACTTTCGCCATCTGCGAATAACTTTAATTACCATCTTAAACACCTCTAGTGACTCAATAGGAAAACCcaaatgtattttaagatttCCTTATAGAGACATTAGAAATACTGGCACAGGCAGAACACTTTCGATATCTAAAGTTTATGCTTTATTCAAGGAGGGACTCAGATTAACCGACACTTTCGTTTACGAGGCACGAATAACAATTGTTGATTGAGCAGATTATGTGTCGGCCTGTCTGTAGTTACAAGATTATGTTGGAGATATGCTTGTTGTGTTTCAATCCTTGGTAGATGCCGCTGTGTGCCGAGTGGACGGGTTGGAAGGTTTTGCTATGgaggtttcattaaattttctgtCGGTGTTAGGTACTTAGAATGTTAGTACACAAGTTAGGCAAATGGGATTTCAATAAATGTGGCAGATCGAAAAAAAATTATTCGTAGAAAACGGACCTTCTtctgattatattttgtaaacttttcagccgttttaaaaaaagaggtttttttttttgtaacttcatattaaaaaaaaagaggaggttttcaattcgtacGTATTGTTTTGAGACAGACTGGACGACCCGGTGTTGTTGATTCttataacattgttatttatggaacgatattatagctattttatgctatactagctgttgcccgcgacttcgtccccgtggttagaagatataagttaagatttatacctaccctgtttttacacatttttcattataatatattttcgctcctatttgtcgcagcgtgatggtttatagcccaaGCCTttaagccttcttcgatgaatggactattcaacacaaaaaagatttttcaatttggaccagtagtttctgagattagcgcgttcaaacaaacaaactcttcagctttatatattagtatagagtatagatttagctattttataagctattttatttgttgattaatcaatattattaaagcaCATAGATTTATTATATCAATTTGTATGTTAGTTTCTGGGAATGTCAGATAGTTGTGGGTTGTAATTTGTATCTGATTCATCTGACTTGTCACTACcaagaaataaatcaaatcgCAATGCCTAACCATGACAttgacatttaataaaaaagtggGCGGAGCTTGACAGCTGCGCAGACGACGGCAAACGCACTTACATCATTATTTGCGAGAAGACTGAGTCATTATTGCTGAAGGAAATATTAATTGGAGCAGCTTTTGAAGATATCGCAATGAGATCAACGATACGTTTTTTGACATTATCTTTTGTCGTAAAGATTACCTACATAAACTGTTCCTCGAAAGATTCGGAAGATACTTAATCAAGTGAAAATCATCTTAAAATCTGCTCATGATTTAACaaacaatcttttttaatttcttgtcCCGGCGACTTTTGCTTAGTTGTAACTTATTTGTGCAGAAAAATACAATcggatttaaattttgaatgtacGGATAGGgcccgagtggttgaggtcaccacaccaaacccactgtctGCAGCATTCTTGTgacccacaaatgcttgttctgagtctgggtgtctttgtgcacgtaatttgtatgtttgtgaaaacccccgcgatacaaagattaaattccttagtaggtgggagtcgtttaaaaaaaagcataaaaaatctgtttattttgcAGCTGCTATGGCTGTCAGTACACAGCGGGGACGGCTACAGCTGCCCCTATGGCCAGCACTGTGTGTTGGAGCCCGCGCCGCCCGGCCGCACGCCGCCCTGCGCGCAGCCAGGACTCACATACTGCGTGCATCCAGACCCTTATCCAGAGTAAGTCAGTACTGTTACTATGGAAACCAGGGCCCGTAGACGGATTACGTTTTTCAAGCGCTATACAATCGGTGCTTGTATGTATTGAGCTGATGATTAAAGTGGCGATACCCTCAACCTGTAAGACCCAACTTGCGCGACGTAACGCGGTTTCGTTTGCAGCGTAGatagaacaagcattttgtgtgatccacgaaagcttgttgTGAGTCCAGTGTCTGCACATGtaccttgaatgtttgtggaaacccCGAGACATAAGTATAAAATTTCTTGGTACTGAGTCCTTTAGAAGAAAAAACGAAGGcacagtctgcccgtgaccatgatacctgcaaaattttcgaaacgtcgggagctaaaatctaaaattaaaccgcaaaaaaatccgtaaaagtagtttcatttcaacaaggGCGCAGCCACTTAGAACACTAGGTCCAATTGGAATAATtactaaatattgatttaaaaaacttAGATTATAGATCTTATTGGAATAATGAATATGTACTTGGCTTCGATTTGCATTCCTTTTGATGTGGAAAATGTCTTTGCCCAGCAAAGCCTCATTTACAGGCTGTTGTGTGTTTGTTATGAGGCAAGCAGGCTTACgagtaaaataacataaacttaaGACATATGCATCATAAAGTACTAAATCACAAGTCAAACTAAACTGTAACCCCTTACCATTTCCAAATTTCTCAAAACCCCTTCCCCTATTTTCCAGAAAGATAATTCGCCAGCTGATTGAAGCTGGTCAGTACGACATCAGCACCCTGCTGTCTGATGAGAGTCGAGACGAGTTCTCCCAGGCTAAGAAGAACGACTACCCCTACGACTACGGCCCCAATTCCCTACCGCACGTGGATCAGATATCGCTGGTCAATGATCCTCATTACCAGAAGAATTATAACACCAAGTTCCATACTAGGTATAATCATGGTGAGTGTCTTCTGTTAATTATATCGGTCTAGGCAGAAAATTGAAGAAATTTTGAGGGAGGATGACTACACCTCTACTTCAATGTTTTTTACAATTATCAACTTCAAATCGAAGTTACTACCTGAAGAAGCTGCTAAAACAGTCACTATTAATTTTTGTACTCCAGGCCTTAGAAAGGTGGGTTCGATGGACTGTTTGAAAAAAGATAGGAAAGAAAAAGGAGTTTGTGATATTGCGACAAGAATATTTTAGAGAGGAGTGCTTAGCATTTAAATCATATTCAGAACTTATTATCCTAATTATAAAATCTTCTATTCCAGACATATTTTCTCAAAAGACTCCACTCCAGCCGCCAACCGCAAGCGACCCAACACCATACAACATCAATGCTTACCAGGCATCCAACTTCTCAAAATTCGGTTTCCATGGTTACTCACCGAATGGCTACTGGAACCCTAATAGGAACTTCGGCGAATTTGAGAAGAAGGTCCTAAGACAGACCCCTTTGGGATACAACCAGAATTATTTTGGATCAAATTTTTACCCTGGTTTTGATACGAATGATTGGTTTCGTCCGTCGGCAGGCGTGACGCAGTACAATCCTAATGAATGGTGGAAGTAAGTTTCTTTCTTGGTATTTCAATGTGTTGATTAAGATGTAAAGTAAGTAATCTTTGTAATATCGATCCTCTGGCTGGAGACAAGCTTTAGCGCCGATCGAATCCCTCAAATTTATggaaatgacaattattttccTGAGCCTTATTTGAGTTTGAGTTTAAGTCTGGATAAAACCATCTATGGAAATTATCCTACAATGAAACGACTTTTGTGTGAATGATTCATAATAAAGCTGCAACGATTTActggcccgactagtttcgggcccacCCGGAAAcgttaatcatgagctgacatgACGGCGGTTTTGCGATCTGAGtcgtttaattgtttaattaaatacaaacattacaGATATATGTCACCGTCACGCTCTGACGTGACGATAGAGAGGTCCGTCACGTTCCCGACGCGGACCTCCACGGAACGGAGGCGCAGGAGGAACGCGGAGCTGGTGCGGGCGGCCGACAAGAGGAAGCTAACTGGGGCTGAGGCCTTGAGGATAGCGCTCGGGCTTGCCAAGTGAGTTTTGATAGCTAGGAGTACCTTAGTTAccatttatctttaaaaaataatatcaaacagTTAGGTACTGTTATACGTCAGAGTTTATTTGATTGagttttattctttatatttattgactGGGTCAAACAGGACATTACTGGGTCACTTTTTTATTGATCTCGGTACCGTTGTATTTCCTACCAATTCGCAAGGAAGACATCGGTTCGCTTTCGTGTCTTCTTGGAaagttctgtattttttttccctCATATTAAATTTCGCTCGTAGTTCTTACTTTGTATCGaaattctaataattataacttatctATCTGCCTATGTTTTTAGTGAGGATTCATCAGCAGAGCGTACTCGCAGACAAGCTCAAGCTCCGAACCAGCAAACTCTTTGCTCAGTGAGAACGGAGTTCACAACACCCCGAGCGGCTCTCAACAACAAAGGCAACTGGAAATACGTTGTCAACATGCCTGATAACATGTCGCAACTTGTACGGGCTGAGATTTGCACGTAAGTAGACCTACTATTTTTGAacttcaaacaacgccatctatccgATTACTACAGAACACTTAAGCAAAGTTTGgttacagcgccatctattgttCAGTAGCAAAAGTAGAAGTTAATTTTATTCCAGTTTGAGAAATAGTTTTAGGCTTTTTACTTTTACCAAAAATTAAGTTACTTTACATTTCAGATCAACGGAATGCAGTGGGATATGTACAGTGCCACCTGGATATACATCTCGCTGcgaacaaaaatacatacagaaaCGTTTGGTTGCCTTACAGTCGGACGGAACAAACCTCTACACTGATGTATTCTGGATACCTAGCTGTTGTCAATGTACATTTACAGCAAATACAAACTGAATCTaattcgaaaacaaaattaGTGATGCATATTTAgataacaaaaactttttcgCTTTCTAAGTTCTACTATTTGATAATAGATGGCACTACAATCGTTTAGTATTACTTTGTGTAAAGTAGCGAAACTGTTTTCACtgccttttaaaattattttagaatcaTGACACTTGTATTTATTCAGATGGAGCACAATAACTTTTGTCCTGATagagtattataattattttaattatttgataatataattaacgacactggaaacttttttaattaagacgaccaattatttaatatgttttttcagattttttattatgttatatgtAGCAATGTATGATTTCTGAGGATTTGTTTCCGACCTAGCAGCCGCGTATCTGAGTTCGATTCCAATCTtaacagaaatatatattttttttcctgtaactgttacatttatatttcagttgTCGATTTACGAAGtattaactaaatttaaaaacgattatattttgtaaatattaggtacgaatattatattataatttaaatattaacatgcTTCTAAACTTTGCCTTATAATTGTTTGTGGATAAGTATTATATAAattcaaagtaataattaatactgcataaaatacataattataaaacgaCTTCTTTCTCAACATAGTTCCATCTCACTCATTCTTTATACGAAAGTAGTGACCGGGAAAGAGAAAGCACGATCTTGTTATGTATTTCAAAAGCATGTATGTTCAAAAGtagtttcaatattaattgCGATTGGATCAAATCGTTTATAAATTGACATTTGTTTATCAGACAACAGTAATTTCTATTTCCTATACAGTTTTGGAAAATCCTTTGAATTCAAGTAAGTTCTTGCTTTATCgccataataattatgttcataaGTAAaatgcacaaaataaaaatataatttcgagTGTATAGTTGGCTGTGTGTGATTCGAACCTGCACGTCCAACCTCGTGCATCCAGATTCATATATACAAGTCGCACAACAAGGCTAGCCAAAtccgtttataaatattttcatttattattgatacagtaagtattaaaaaaccaTCTTTGTATTAGCGTAGTGATTGTATTCTCTCCATAGTTTTAAGATTTTGATCTCTCAGAACATATCTGAGCAACTATTCTAGGTATTAAAGATTGACTAGACGgtaaatatttgcaattttgaaaatagtagTACTGTGAGAGACATGAATCCCGGTAAAATACTCATGGTTGAGTATGtatgaattttaatacaattaaatgggaggagctcgtggctaaacaaCAACTGCTGAGTTGATTGATCGTCggttaagctatacttgatACGGCCGGTCCGTGAATGAGGGACTATCTATTTCATAACGAGTTGTTCCGAGTTTCGGGAGGCACGTTAAAttctgggtcccggctgttagtTGCACTTCTTTGCCAGTCGTTACGTATGATCAGAAGGTAGAAactgtagaaagtctgacaaccagtatTAACTAAGAGGTACCGatttgcccaggtaactgggttgaggaggtcagatcgacagtcgctccttgtaaaacactgattcTTAGTTGCAaccgtttagactggaagccgaccccaacatatttttgaaaaggctaggatgatgatgagtcGTCTATCGCATTGACCATAAGAAACTATAAAATGCAAGTATTTACTGCCTAGTTCTTAAACTATAATTCTTATTCCTAGTTTTACCTGTATTATGAATgcttatataaattattctCTTTTGTACattccatttttattgtaagataataaataatatgaagacATAGAgggtttttattatatattatgagatacctacctttttttaaataagcagtTAATAACATCTGGGTAATTGTTTTTTCCCCAATGGAGAAGGTACAAGTCTTTGATCACCACACTTTGGTCATTGGTGAGTGTTCGATTATTATACTGCTTCAATAGCCGAGTGggtgagatcaccacgccaaacccaatgagcgcgacgtgtcgctggttcaatccccgtgtaggacaagcatttgtgtgcttgtcctgagtcttggtgtctttatGCTTTTGACTTGTATGTTTGcaaaaaccccgcgacacaagaatgaAATAAGTTGCGGGTGTCGtttctaaaaaagaaaagtgaaaAGGAGCACCTAAAAATTATAAGTCCTGTGACTTTTTGACAAATTTTGACTGCACTATGCAATAGTAGGTACCTTTTTAACCCAATGACATTTCGAGAATATTCAGTGTAGCAGAGGACAGATCAAATCAAGTGACTtatcgaaaatatatttcattttcattctaTGTCTATTAATAGTATCAATGCTATGTACTCCCAAAATTATGACTCGATGAGGGCACATGAAATATACGTGGTAAGTTGATATCTTAAAATTTTGTCCATACTTTT includes these proteins:
- the LOC113502460 gene encoding protein spaetzle 5 isoform X2 produces the protein MTAKMKRLSLHLKSFLLLLWLSVHSGDGYSCPYGQHCVLEPAPPGRTPPCAQPGLTYCVHPDPYPEKIIRQLIEAGQYDISTLLSDESRDEFSQAKKNDYPYDYGPNSLPHVDQISLVNDPHYQKNYNTKFHTRYNHDIFSQKTPLQPPTASDPTPYNINAYQASNFSKFGFHGYSPNGYWNPNRNFGEFEKKVLRQTPLGYNQNYFGSNFYPGFDTNDWFRPSAGVTQYNPNEWWKYMSPSRSDVTIERSVTFPTRTSTERRRRRNAELVRAADKRKLTGAEALRIALGLANEDSSAERTRRQAQAPNQQTLCSVRTEFTTPRAALNNKGNWKYVVNMPDNMSQLVRAEICTGICTVPPGYTSRCEQKYIQKRLVALQSDGTNLYTDVFWIPSCCQCTFTANTN
- the LOC113502460 gene encoding protein spaetzle 5 isoform X1; protein product: MTAKMKRLSLHLKSFLLLLWLSVHSGDGYSCPYGQHCVLEPAPPGRTPPCAQPGLTYCVHPDPYPEKIIRQLIEAGQYDISTLLSDESRDEFSQAKKNDYPYDYGPNSLPHVDQISLVNDPHYQKNYNTKFHTRYNHDIFSQKTPLQPPTASDPTPYNINAYQASNFSKFGFHGYSPNGYWNPNRNFGEFEKKVLRQTPLGYNQNYFGSNFYPGFDTNDWFRPSAGVTQYNPNEWWKYMSPSRSDVTIERSVTFPTRTSTERRRRRNAELVRAADKRKLTGAEALRIALGLANEDSSAERTRRQAQAPNQQTLCSVRTEFTTPRAALNNKGNWKYVVNMPDNMSQLVRAEICTSTECSGICTVPPGYTSRCEQKYIQKRLVALQSDGTNLYTDVFWIPSCCQCTFTANTN